The sequence TGGATCGTCCGGAAAGATGAAATCCTTGCGGTCGCCGCCGCCCTTACCCTTGGGGAAAATGCCTTCGCCCTGAACGACGGCGGCGATGAACGCCGTCTCGGCGAGGCAACCGTTGTGTAGTCCGGCGAGGAGTAGGCGCGCGTAGCGGGGTTCGAGTGGAAACCCTGCCATTTCCGCCCCGGTTTCGGTGAGTTCTCCGGAGGCATCGATGGCATGCAGTTGCCTGAGGAGGGTTTCGGCTTTGAGGATGCTGTCCTCCGTGGGGGCATCAAGCCACCGGAAGGCTCGCGGATCAAGGACGCCTGCCGCCTTGAGCAGAAGGATCGCTTCGGACAGGTCGATGCGGTGGACTTCGGGGGTTTCGAATTCCTCGCGTTTTGCATGGTCGCCGGTGCTCCAGAGGCGGAGGCAGCGGCCGGGTGCGGTGCGGCCTGCGCGGCCTGCACGCTGGTCTGCGGCGGCGCGGGAAATTTTCCGGATCAGCAGGGTGTTGATGCCACGGCGGGGGTCGAAGGCCGAGGCGCGGGCGAGGCCGGAATCGATCACCGTGCGGATGCCGGGGATGGTGAGGGAGGTTTCCGCTACGTTGGTGGAGACGATGATCTTCGGTTTCTCGGAAGGGCGGATCGCCTTTTCCTGATCGGCGGGGGGCAGTGCGGAGTAGAGCGGGAAAATGTCGTAGAACTTTGCGGCGGGTAAGTTCCCTAACAGCTCAATGGTGCGGCGGATCTCGTGGGTGCCGGGGAGGAAGACGAGGATGTTGCCGGGATCGGGAAGTGTGAGCGCCTCGCGGGTGAGTGCAGCAACCTGTTCCCAGACGGGTGCTTCGCGTTGCGGGCCGGCATGGCGGTGGTTTGTGGCGGGCCGGTGGGGGCGGTGCAGGATCTCGACGGGATAGGTTCTGCCGCCTGCGTTGAGCTCGGTCACGGGAGCCATGTAGTTGGCGAGTGTGTCCGTTTCCAGTGTTGCGGACATGACGACGAGGCGGAGATCGGGGCGTGTGCCATCCTGGAGATCGAGGCAGCGGGCGAGTGCGATATCGACCGCGAGGCGGCGCTCGTGAAACTCATCGAAGATGACCGCCGAGATGCCATCGAGCTGTGGGTTTTCATGGAGCATGCGCTGGAAGACCCCGTCGGTCAGATAAAGGATCTTTGTTTTCGCGGTGTATCTCGTATCGAAGCGAACCGCGTATCCAACCTCTTGGCCGAGCTGTGATTTCCTGTTTCCTGCAACAAATCCCGCGAGCAGCCGGGCGGCCATGCGGCGGGGTTCGATGACGATGACGCGGCCAGCGATTTCCGGAAGGTCGGCGATCATGCCGGGGACTTCGGTGGATTTCCCCGAGCCGGTCGGTGCGGTCAGGAGGATGCGCGACAGTGTTGCCGGTGAAGCGGCGGAACGGATCTCAGCTTCGATTTCGTGGATGGGGAGGCGCACGGGGTGATTCAGTACGGGGCGGTCGTGGCAAAGGCAGCGAAGCCAAAGGGGGGCGTGGCGACAGTGATGGACGGCATTGCTTTTATCTCGCGCGGTGTTTGGAAGCTGCCGGTGCAATCACTTCTGCTTCGGTCGCTTGCCAAGGCTTTCGATGCTGCGGGGTTTGTTGTCGAAGTTCCGCGCACCTTTGCCCACCGTGTCCATGTCGCCAAGTTCAAGGCGCGCGGCGGCGATGCGCTTTAACAAATCGGCCACGACTTCAGGATGTTGCGGAGCAAGGTTGGAGGTTTCTCCGGGGTCGGAGTTGAGATCGTAAAGCTGGATTTCCGGAATAGCTTCGATCATGCGGCCCCACCAGCCGGTTCCGGGCGGGTTTGCCGGACGTGGTAGCACGAGCTTCCAGCGATCCGAGCGCACACCGTTGAGCAAGCAACCGGTGTAGTAGAAAAAATCGTCCCTTGGGCTAGCCTCGGTTTTCCCGAGGAGGAAGGGGCTTGCATCGTATCCGTCGAGTGTGCGGTCTGCTGGGAGTTCTGCCCCAGCGAGTTTGGCGAAGGTGGGGAGAAGGTCCATGGTGCTTAGGAGTTCGTCGCTGGAGCGTTTTGCCGCGATTTTTCCCGGCCAGCGGACGATGAAAGGGACTTTGCAGCCTCCGTCCCACGCAGACATCTTCCATCCCTTGAGAGGAGCTGCGGAGCCGGAGTGGTTGCGAGGAATGAATGGCTTCGCACCCGGTTTCATGCCAGCCGTGGTTTCCACCCATGGGCCGTTGTCGGAAGTGTAAACGACCAGCGTGTTTTCATCGATGCCAAGCTCCTTCAGTTTTCCGAGGATCTGTCCGGTCGACCAATCGATCTCCTCGATTGCATCACCATAGGGGCCGTATTCGGACTTGCCTTTGAATTTTTCCGAGGCTCCCAGCGGGATGTGGGGCATATTGTGGGCAAGGTAGAGGAAGAATGGCCTGTCGCGGTTCCCGGAGATGAACTCGACCGCTTCCCTTGTGTAGTCGGCGGTGATGTGATCCCAGCTCTCGGTACCTTTGATGACGATATCCTGGTTGCGGAAAACCGGCACCCGCAGCTTCACATCGTCCACGCGGACCGTATAGCCATTGAACAGCGGCGTGCCGTAGAAATAGTCGAAACCCTGGGCGTTCGGCATTGTCAGTGGATCGAATCCGCCGGGGCCATTGCCCCTGGCTGTCAGATGCCATTTGCCTATGATGCCGGTCGCGTAGCCCGCCGCTTTGAGCACTTCGGCCATCGTGGTTTCGTCGGCGTGGGGAACCGTGTGCAGATGTTTCAAATTGCCGGGCTCGGCGATCCGGATCGGATAGGAACCGGTCATCAGCGCCGCGCGGGAAACGCCGCAAACCGGCTGGGCGTAGAAGTTCGTCAGCTTCAAGCCCTCGGCAGCCATTTTGTCGATGTTCGGGGTCTTGATGGTCTTCGAACCGAAACAGCCGAGGTCTTCGTAGCCTTGGTCGTCGGTGAATATCAGGATGATGTTTGGAGCGCTTCCATGAACATGGCCGTACAAGGCCATTGTGGCGAGACCCATGGCGTGGCATAGGCTAAGAGCCATTTTGGCTCCCTGTTTCGGAAAGGATGGTTTTTTCATTTATCGCAGACCACGACGAGGCAAGGATGGGTCAGGAATCCTCGGGCGCTGCGGTGGAGGGGGAACCGGCGGCCGCTTCGGAGGGTGGGGGATCGACGATCTCGACGGGAGCGCCGTCCGGGGCGTACGGGAGGCGCGATGTCGCCAGCCAATCGCCGGGGGTGAGGCCGTTGCGGACGATGAGGACTTCAGAGTTGGACCAGATGGGGGAGAGATCGGTGCGGCGGATTTTGGGGTCGTCCTTATCGATGAGGAAGACACGGTTGAGGCTGCGCATGGCGGTGCGGGGGATGACAAAGACATCTTGCAGGGTGATGCCGGACACGGCGGCGCGGAGCGGCTGGCCGATGCGGAGCTGGGGGAGATTCGAGCCGAGGCTGAAGGGATCCTCGATGAGGGCGATGGCGAAGAGCTCGCGGGAGGTAGGATCGAGAGTACCCTCAGTGCGGACGATGCGGGCTTTCCACTGGTGCGTGGTGGGCTGGGAGGGATCGGCGAGGGCGTCTGTCAGCAGGACATCGACGGGCTGATCCGTTTCATCCTCGGGAAGATCGACGAAGGGCAGCTGGGAGGGGGAAAGCGGCAGGCGGATCTCTGCGGTGAGCGTGCCGAAAATTTCACCCAGCGGGGTGGCGGCCCCGACCGCCTGGCCGACCCCGACGAGGCGCTGCCTGACCCGGCCATCGAAGGGGGCGCGGACTTTCGCGCGGTGGAGGTTTCGCTGTGCCTGATCGAGCTCCGCCTGGGCGGCGCTGACGTTCGCCTCCGCCTCGCGGAGCTGGGGGATGCGGAGTACGAGCGGGGAGGGGGCTTCGCCGGGGGCGATCTCGTCCCAGTTGAGCCGAGCCTGCTTGCCGCGCGCCTGTTCCTGGATGAGGGCGGCTTCCGCGCGTGCAAGGCGGGATTCGGAGGCGAAGACCGCCGTTTCAAGATCCGCAGGATCGAGTTCGAGAAGCACATCGCCCTGTTTGAAAAACGCGCCGTCCTCGAAGGCGGGGAGTATGGAGAGGACTGTGCCGGCGACGAGCGGGGTGATGGTGACTTCCTGCTGGGCGCGCACGTTGCCCTGGGTCTCGATGATTACCTTGTAGGAGGTGGGATTCAGGACACATCGCTCCGTCTGGAGGCGCTGGCGGGCTTGGTGCTGGGGCTTCGGTTTCTCCACGGGGATGCCGAGCCATTTCCACGCGCCAAAGCCGATCGCGAGGATGGCAATGGGGATGGCGGCTCTGACGAGGATTTTCATGCGGGGCGGGAACATCCGCCGGGAACGGGGATTTTCCAACTACGAATATGGGGTTGGGTTTGTTGCATTGATTTGGGGGGTGCCTGAAATCCCCATCCATCCCATGGCTACTTCCTAACCCCGGTTGCGGCCGCCCAATCATCCCACTTCCCGGCTAGCCCATTCACCCGATCCGGGTGCTTGGAGGCGAGGTTTTTGGTTTCCGTCCTGTCGGTTGACAGGTCATAGAGCTCCCAGGCCTTGGATTTTCCGTGGGAAACGATCTTCCAATCGCCCTGGCGCACGGCGCGGGTGCCGGCCCAGTGCCAGAAGAGGGTGTCGTCCGGGCTGCGGATGGAGGCTTCGCCCTTGAACAGGGGGAGCAAGCTCTTGCCCTCCAGCGGGAGCAGTTTTTCCCCGCCTGGATATTCCGTCCCGGCCGCGGCGAGGAAGGTCGGCATGAAGTCGATGATGTGTCCGACGGCATCCGTCCTGGAGCCCGGCTTGATCGCAGCCGGCCAGCGGGCGACGAGGGGGGTCGCGATCCCGCCTTCGTGGGAGGTGGATTTGTATTTCCTGAAAGGCGTGTTCTGGAAGTGCGCCCAGCCTGGGCCGACATGGGAGTAGAATTCCTTGGGGCCGGGGATCTGGGCGGTGTCGTTGCCGCCGGGTGTTTCGGAACAGGAGCCGTTGTCGCTGAGGAAAAGGATGAGTGTGTTGCGGGCGATGCCGAGTTCGTCGAGTGCGGCGAGCACCTTGCCGATGTTGTGATCCATCGAGGTGACCATCGCGGCGTAGGTTTCCATGCGGAGGTTCTGCCAATCCTCGCCGATGCCCTTGGCCTCGTCCCATGCCTGGACCTTGTCGATGCCGCGTATGTCCGGCCATGTTTCTGGGTCGATCAAGCCCATCCTGATCTGGTTCGCGCGGCGTTCCTTGATGAGCGAGTCCCAGCCTGCGGAAAATTTCCCCTTGTAGGCGGCGATGTCCTCCGGCTTCGCGTGGAGCGGATAATGCGGGGCGGTGAAGGGGAGGTAGTGGAAGAACGGCTTGCCCGACTTCGCGTGCTTCCTGATTGTCTCGACGGCGTGGTCGCCGAAGGCATCGGTGGCGTAGAAACCTGCCGGGAATTCAGTGATGATATCGTCGTTGTGGCCGGAGACCCGCACCGCACCGCCCTTGAATTTCGGGTCGGGCTGCAAGGGGTTGAAGAAATTGCTGGCGCCGTCCCACAGCCCGTAGGCCTCATCGAAGCCGCGATCCCATGGCCGCGTACCCACCGAGCTGCCGTTGTGCCATTTCCCGCTCATCCCGGTCGAGTATCCCGCCCCGCGCAAGGCCTCGCCGAGCGTCAGCATGTCCTTGCCGATGAGCTCGATGCCCTTGCCGCCCTTGCGCGGGTAAAGCCCGGTGAGCAGGGAGGCGCGGGTGGTGGTGCATTTCGCGTTGTTGTAGAACTGCGTGAAAAGCATCCCCTCGCGGGCGATGCGGTCGATGTGCGGCGTCCTGATATGAACCGCCCCGTAGCAGCCGATGTCGGACCAGCCCATATCGTCCGCCATGATGAGGATGATGTTGGGCTTTTCCGAAGCCGACGCGGCGCAGGCCAGTGACAGGGAAAGAAGTGCGGGGAGGGTTTTCATGCCGCCAGACTCCACCGTGCCAAGCCGCGCCGCAAGGAGGAAGAGGTAGGCCTTGATTCAGGGATGGGAGCCACGGATTTCATGGAAAGCACGGATGTGAGCATGGTTGGGGAATTCATCCCGACCCCCCCGGGGGAGGAGTGGCCGGATCCGAGGAATTCATCGGGAATCCATGGCGATCCGTGGGTCTGGCTTCCGTTCCCGCGTTCCTCACTTTTCCACGAAGTCCGCCGCCTGGAGGAGGGCGGCGCGGTCATCCTCCGCGAGATCGGCGAGGGAGTATGAAACCCAGCGGGAGCCGACTTTCAGCATTACGAAGTCATCGCCGACCTTGAAGACACCCGGTGCGGTGATGGCGACCCCCTCCTTGTTGTTCCATTTCCTGGCGGGGATGGGGAGGCCTTCGGGGGGCTGTGCTTCCACAGGCGGCGGGGTTTCGGCGGCGGGTTCCGCAACTGTTTTTCCGGAAAGGTCTTCAAGGCCGGTTTCATCGATCTTGCGCGGGTCGATCTCCGCGCCGGTGACGAGGATCATGGCATCGTGGCGGAGCGGCGATCCGCCAAGGTACATGCCCCAGCGGAAGGAGCTTTGCCCCTCGGGGCGGGCGTAGGAGCCTTTGCCGACCTCCCTGCCGTTGAGGAAGACCTCGTAGTCGCGCCCGTTGTCGCGGACGCGGATGTGGAAGGGTTTGCCGGTCATGTTGCGGGCGATGGTCTTGTCCTCGCCGCGGCGGTGGTTGAGCTTGA comes from Akkermansiaceae bacterium and encodes:
- the hrpB gene encoding ATP-dependent helicase HrpB, producing MRLPIHEIEAEIRSAASPATLSRILLTAPTGSGKSTEVPGMIADLPEIAGRVIVIEPRRMAARLLAGFVAGNRKSQLGQEVGYAVRFDTRYTAKTKILYLTDGVFQRMLHENPQLDGISAVIFDEFHERRLAVDIALARCLDLQDGTRPDLRLVVMSATLETDTLANYMAPVTELNAGGRTYPVEILHRPHRPATNHRHAGPQREAPVWEQVAALTREALTLPDPGNILVFLPGTHEIRRTIELLGNLPAAKFYDIFPLYSALPPADQEKAIRPSEKPKIIVSTNVAETSLTIPGIRTVIDSGLARASAFDPRRGINTLLIRKISRAAADQRAGRAGRTAPGRCLRLWSTGDHAKREEFETPEVHRIDLSEAILLLKAAGVLDPRAFRWLDAPTEDSILKAETLLRQLHAIDASGELTETGAEMAGFPLEPRYARLLLAGLHNGCLAETAFIAAVVQGEGIFPKGKGGGDRKDFIFPDDPSDFAGEHRAFDSATAMNFDPRRLSQQGIHARGAKDTAMILSRLLGMFPERSVGKIDFHANREAVAKSILAAFSDQLAIRLSQGNLACRLVGNRRGRLDDQSCVRKADAFVACEITEVEARETTTHLRLATAVEIPWIEELFPEAVSTTDGAAYDESRRRVVRLRETKFRDLVLESKETDQNVPLDAAAEILAARVLTGELVLKNWDSQVEQFTHRLACISKWMPELGLPTWTDEDRIAAISQICHGAVSYKEIKEADVWPVLNDWLSSHQRHLLDSHCPERIHLTSGHSAKITYHPDKDPFFSSKLAQLVGTDRTPTIAAGRIPLLVHILAPNQRPWQMTKDIPNFWANGYPQMKKELAGRYPRHPWP
- a CDS encoding sulfatase — encoded protein: MALYGHVHGSAPNIILIFTDDQGYEDLGCFGSKTIKTPNIDKMAAEGLKLTNFYAQPVCGVSRAALMTGSYPIRIAEPGNLKHLHTVPHADETTMAEVLKAAGYATGIIGKWHLTARGNGPGGFDPLTMPNAQGFDYFYGTPLFNGYTVRVDDVKLRVPVFRNQDIVIKGTESWDHITADYTREAVEFISGNRDRPFFLYLAHNMPHIPLGASEKFKGKSEYGPYGDAIEEIDWSTGQILGKLKELGIDENTLVVYTSDNGPWVETTAGMKPGAKPFIPRNHSGSAAPLKGWKMSAWDGGCKVPFIVRWPGKIAAKRSSDELLSTMDLLPTFAKLAGAELPADRTLDGYDASPFLLGKTEASPRDDFFYYTGCLLNGVRSDRWKLVLPRPANPPGTGWWGRMIEAIPEIQLYDLNSDPGETSNLAPQHPEVVADLLKRIAAARLELGDMDTVGKGARNFDNKPRSIESLGKRPKQK
- a CDS encoding efflux RND transporter periplasmic adaptor subunit; this translates as MKILVRAAIPIAILAIGFGAWKWLGIPVEKPKPQHQARQRLQTERCVLNPTSYKVIIETQGNVRAQQEVTITPLVAGTVLSILPAFEDGAFFKQGDVLLELDPADLETAVFASESRLARAEAALIQEQARGKQARLNWDEIAPGEAPSPLVLRIPQLREAEANVSAAQAELDQAQRNLHRAKVRAPFDGRVRQRLVGVGQAVGAATPLGEIFGTLTAEIRLPLSPSQLPFVDLPEDETDQPVDVLLTDALADPSQPTTHQWKARIVRTEGTLDPTSRELFAIALIEDPFSLGSNLPQLRIGQPLRAAVSGITLQDVFVIPRTAMRSLNRVFLIDKDDPKIRRTDLSPIWSNSEVLIVRNGLTPGDWLATSRLPYAPDGAPVEIVDPPPSEAAAGSPSTAAPEDS
- a CDS encoding arylsulfatase, with the protein product MKTLPALLSLSLACAASASEKPNIILIMADDMGWSDIGCYGAVHIRTPHIDRIAREGMLFTQFYNNAKCTTTRASLLTGLYPRKGGKGIELIGKDMLTLGEALRGAGYSTGMSGKWHNGSSVGTRPWDRGFDEAYGLWDGASNFFNPLQPDPKFKGGAVRVSGHNDDIITEFPAGFYATDAFGDHAVETIRKHAKSGKPFFHYLPFTAPHYPLHAKPEDIAAYKGKFSAGWDSLIKERRANQIRMGLIDPETWPDIRGIDKVQAWDEAKGIGEDWQNLRMETYAAMVTSMDHNIGKVLAALDELGIARNTLILFLSDNGSCSETPGGNDTAQIPGPKEFYSHVGPGWAHFQNTPFRKYKSTSHEGGIATPLVARWPAAIKPGSRTDAVGHIIDFMPTFLAAAGTEYPGGEKLLPLEGKSLLPLFKGEASIRSPDDTLFWHWAGTRAVRQGDWKIVSHGKSKAWELYDLSTDRTETKNLASKHPDRVNGLAGKWDDWAAATGVRK